The following coding sequences lie in one Candoia aspera isolate rCanAsp1 chromosome 11, rCanAsp1.hap2, whole genome shotgun sequence genomic window:
- the LOC134503920 gene encoding C-C motif chemokine 16-like, with translation MASLKFAVLIILILAFYYQPIARGCPSCPEECCFSLREGKPLAVRTIQAYRRTAKNCRLNAVVLSMKSGRELCVRDQDTWVQRVMKMVPEKRK, from the exons ATGGCCAGCCTGAAGTTTGCTGTTCTGATCATCCTGATTTTGGCTTTCTATTATCAACCCATAGCAA GAGGATGTCCCAGCTGTCCGGAAGAATGTTGCTTCTCTTTAAGAGAAGGAAAACCTCTTGCCGTAAGGACCATACAAGCTTACAGAAGAACTGCTAAGAATTGCAGGTTGAATGCTGTGGT GCTTTCTATGAAGAGTGGCAGAGAATTGTGTGTTAGAGACCAAGATACTTGGGTGCAGCGGGTGATGAAGATGGTCccagagaaaaggaaatga